The following coding sequences are from one Geodermatophilus normandii window:
- a CDS encoding RsmB/NOP family class I SAM-dependent RNA methyltransferase: MSRPPRRPAQRRPQRSPRRAPLDGARLTAYDVLDGVSAREAYANLLLPQLLRERDLDPRDAAFATQLAYGALRAQGTLDAVLARLVDRPLADLDRRVLDLLRLGAYQVLDLRVPAHAAVATTVDLTRAIVGTGASGLVNAVLRKVAAGGDRAAWLERLGADGDRRLALATDHPEWIVSAWREALGGDSPAEELEPALLADDAAPEVHLVARHVDRAALAEESGGTPGPWSPYAVRLGGGDPGRLPSVRSGAAAVQDEGSQLAALLLARAPLEGPDARWLDVCAGPGGKAGLLAAVRPAGVHLTAADRAPHRAELVRGALSGEDDVEVVVADGRRPPWAPGSFDRVLLDAPCTGLGALRRRPEVRWRRTPEDVGPLVDLQTALLDSALSSVRPGGVVAYVTCSPHAAETVAVADAAAARDDVEVLPVAPLFAEVPGIGRGPYGQLWPHRHGTDAMFMALLRRTR; the protein is encoded by the coding sequence GTGAGCCGGCCACCGCGGCGCCCGGCCCAGCGGCGGCCGCAGCGGTCACCCCGGCGGGCACCCCTCGACGGCGCCCGGCTGACCGCCTACGACGTCCTCGACGGCGTCTCCGCGCGCGAGGCCTACGCCAACCTGCTGCTGCCCCAGCTGCTGCGCGAGCGCGACCTCGACCCCCGCGACGCCGCCTTCGCCACCCAGCTGGCCTACGGGGCGCTGCGCGCGCAGGGCACCCTCGACGCGGTGCTGGCCCGGCTGGTCGACCGCCCGCTGGCCGACCTCGACCGGCGGGTGCTGGACCTGCTGCGGCTGGGCGCCTACCAGGTGCTGGACCTGCGGGTGCCCGCGCACGCCGCCGTCGCCACCACGGTCGACCTCACCCGCGCGATCGTCGGGACCGGCGCCTCCGGCCTGGTCAACGCCGTCCTGCGCAAGGTGGCCGCGGGCGGGGACCGGGCCGCCTGGCTCGAGCGGCTCGGCGCCGACGGGGACCGGCGGCTGGCGCTGGCCACCGACCACCCCGAGTGGATCGTGTCCGCGTGGCGGGAGGCGCTCGGCGGGGACTCCCCGGCCGAGGAACTCGAGCCCGCGCTGCTGGCCGACGACGCCGCGCCGGAGGTCCACCTGGTCGCCCGGCACGTGGACCGCGCGGCGCTCGCCGAGGAGTCCGGGGGGACGCCGGGACCGTGGTCGCCGTACGCGGTGCGCCTGGGCGGGGGAGACCCGGGCCGGCTGCCGTCGGTGCGCTCGGGCGCGGCCGCGGTGCAGGACGAGGGCAGCCAGCTCGCCGCGCTGCTGCTCGCCCGCGCGCCGCTCGAGGGCCCGGACGCCCGCTGGCTCGACGTCTGCGCCGGCCCCGGCGGCAAGGCCGGGCTGCTGGCCGCCGTCCGCCCGGCCGGGGTGCACCTGACCGCCGCCGACCGCGCGCCGCACCGCGCCGAGCTCGTGCGGGGCGCGCTGTCCGGGGAGGACGACGTCGAGGTGGTCGTCGCCGACGGCCGCCGGCCGCCCTGGGCACCCGGCTCGTTCGACCGGGTGCTGCTCGACGCGCCGTGCACCGGGCTGGGCGCGCTGCGCCGGCGGCCGGAGGTGCGCTGGCGCCGCACGCCCGAGGACGTCGGCCCGCTGGTGGACCTGCAGACGGCGCTGCTCGACAGCGCGCTGTCCTCGGTGCGCCCCGGCGGCGTCGTCGCCTACGTGACCTGCTCGCCGCACGCCGCGGAGACGGTCGCCGTCGCCGACGCCGCGGCCGCCCGGGACGACGTCGAGGTGCTGCCGGTGGCGCCGCTGTTCGCCGAGGTGCCCGGGATCGGGCGTGGGCCGTACGGGCAGCTGTGGCCGCACCGGCACGGCACCGACGCGATGTTCATGGCCCTGCTGCGCCGCACCCGCTGA
- the rpoZ gene encoding DNA-directed RNA polymerase subunit omega translates to MSGVAPSPEGITNPPIDELLERTSSKYGLVIFAAKRARQINAYYSQLSEGLLEYVGPLVDTAPQEKPLSIALREINEGLLTHTAGEN, encoded by the coding sequence GTGTCCGGAGTCGCACCCTCCCCCGAGGGCATCACCAACCCGCCGATCGACGAGCTGCTCGAGCGCACCAGCAGCAAGTACGGCCTGGTGATCTTCGCCGCCAAGCGCGCGCGGCAGATCAACGCCTACTACAGCCAGCTCTCCGAGGGCCTGCTGGAGTACGTCGGCCCGCTGGTCGACACCGCTCCGCAGGAGAAGCCCCTCTCGATCGCGCTGCGCGAGATCAACGAGGGCCTGCTGACCCACACCGCCGGCGAGAACTAG
- a CDS encoding SRPBCC family protein, which yields MGRAHGTGRGDGRGPGGARAGAVSQTTGTTRYRWDPFVREQSLLDGRTRPGRGVRTATRSRHGLAMVSEYVSYVPPSQVGMRMVTGPWFFAVFAGSWRFTPLPGGGTRAVWRCVFRCRPARLAPLAERIGTALLGRDVRRRIAGFARGCADPAVLAVARRELEEDAAGR from the coding sequence GTGGGGCGGGCGCATGGCACAGGTCGAGGCGACGGTCGAGGTCCCGGTGGAGCCCGCGCTGGCGCCGTCTCGCAGACCACCGGGACGACCCGCTACCGGTGGGACCCGTTCGTGCGCGAGCAGTCCCTGCTCGACGGCCGCACCCGCCCGGGCCGGGGCGTGCGGACGGCGACCCGGTCCCGGCACGGGCTGGCGATGGTCAGCGAGTACGTGTCCTACGTGCCGCCGTCGCAGGTGGGCATGCGGATGGTGACCGGCCCGTGGTTCTTCGCCGTCTTCGCCGGCAGCTGGCGGTTCACGCCGCTGCCCGGGGGCGGCACGCGGGCGGTGTGGCGCTGCGTCTTCCGCTGCCGGCCGGCGCGGCTGGCGCCGCTCGCCGAGCGGATCGGCACGGCGCTGCTGGGCCGCGACGTCCGGCGGCGGATCGCCGGCTTCGCCCGCGGGTGCGCCGACCCCGCCGTGCTGGCGGTGGCCCGCCGGGAGCTCGAGGAGGACGCCGCCGGCCGGTGA
- the gmk gene encoding guanylate kinase — MPTAQPAPSQARLTVLSGPSGVGKGTVVAEVRRRHPDVWVSVSVTTRRQRPGEVDGVHYHFLTDAEFDRLVAEDGLLEWAEYAGNRYGTPAAPVRERLAAGAPALLEIELQGARQVRARAPEAQLVFLAPPSWAELRSRLAGRGSEPPAVQERRLHIAQAELDASGEFDVVVVNDDVARAADELVSLLAAPSSGRTVGASE, encoded by the coding sequence TTGCCCACAGCTCAGCCGGCTCCCTCCCAGGCGCGCCTGACGGTGCTCTCCGGTCCCTCGGGGGTCGGCAAGGGCACCGTCGTCGCGGAGGTCCGCCGCCGGCACCCCGACGTGTGGGTGTCGGTGTCGGTCACCACCCGCCGGCAGCGCCCGGGCGAGGTCGACGGGGTGCACTACCACTTCCTCACCGACGCCGAGTTCGACCGGCTGGTCGCCGAGGACGGCCTGCTCGAGTGGGCCGAGTACGCGGGCAACCGCTACGGCACACCGGCGGCCCCGGTCCGCGAGCGCCTCGCGGCCGGGGCGCCGGCGCTGCTGGAGATCGAGCTGCAGGGCGCCCGCCAGGTCCGCGCGCGGGCCCCGGAGGCGCAGCTGGTGTTCCTCGCCCCGCCGTCCTGGGCCGAGCTGCGGAGCCGGCTGGCCGGCCGGGGCTCCGAGCCACCGGCCGTGCAGGAGCGCCGGCTGCACATCGCGCAGGCCGAGCTGGACGCGTCGGGGGAGTTCGACGTCGTGGTGGTCAACGACGACGTCGCGAGGGCCGCGGACGAGTTGGTATCCTTGCTAGCTGCGCCGTCGTCCGGAAGGACCGTCGGCGCCTCCGAGTGA
- the def gene encoding peptide deformylase, with the protein MSVTPIRLLGDPVLHRPAAPVVDFDAELRGLVADLTETMHAAGGAGLAAPQIGVGLRVFTWYVDGEVGHLVNPSVDLVGEETEEAPEGCLSIPGYRFDCRRHLHVVATGWNQHGDPVRVEGSHLLARAVQHEVDHLDGVVFVDRLDPEARTAALAALAEAEWRGVQAWVPRVEVSPH; encoded by the coding sequence GTGAGCGTCACCCCGATCCGGCTGCTGGGCGACCCCGTCCTGCACCGGCCCGCGGCCCCCGTCGTCGACTTCGACGCCGAGCTGCGCGGCCTGGTCGCCGACCTGACCGAGACGATGCACGCCGCCGGCGGCGCCGGGCTGGCCGCGCCCCAGATCGGCGTCGGGCTGCGGGTGTTCACCTGGTACGTCGACGGCGAGGTGGGCCACCTGGTCAACCCGTCGGTGGACCTGGTCGGCGAGGAGACCGAGGAGGCACCCGAGGGCTGCCTGTCCATCCCGGGGTACCGCTTCGACTGCCGCCGGCACCTGCACGTGGTGGCGACCGGCTGGAACCAGCACGGCGACCCCGTCCGGGTCGAGGGCTCGCACCTGCTGGCCCGCGCGGTGCAGCACGAGGTCGACCACCTCGACGGCGTGGTGTTCGTCGACCGGCTCGACCCGGAGGCGCGCACCGCCGCGCTGGCCGCGCTCGCCGAGGCCGAGTGGCGGGGCGTGCAGGCATGGGTCCCGCGCGTGGAGGTGAGCCCCCACTGA
- a CDS encoding GNAT family N-acetyltransferase yields the protein MPWLPDDFVHPTRADLPTGQHLRPIRAADTAIDLPAVMGSRERLWGIYGEAWGWPPATMTEEQDREDLARHEREIEAHESFNYALFDEDETELLGCVYVDPPEKAGDADAEVSWWVVDRLVGTEVEAALDAFVPRWLAEDWPLRAPRYVGRDLSWAEWTALPDRT from the coding sequence GTGCCCTGGCTCCCCGACGACTTCGTCCACCCGACCCGCGCCGACCTGCCCACCGGGCAGCACCTGCGCCCGATCCGCGCGGCCGACACCGCGATCGACCTCCCCGCCGTCATGGGCTCCCGCGAGCGGCTGTGGGGCATCTACGGCGAGGCGTGGGGCTGGCCGCCGGCCACGATGACCGAGGAGCAGGACCGCGAGGACCTCGCCCGCCACGAGCGCGAGATCGAGGCGCACGAGAGCTTCAACTACGCGCTGTTCGACGAGGACGAGACCGAGCTGCTCGGCTGCGTCTACGTCGACCCGCCGGAGAAGGCAGGCGACGCCGACGCCGAGGTGTCCTGGTGGGTGGTCGACCGGCTGGTCGGCACCGAGGTCGAGGCCGCGCTGGACGCCTTCGTGCCGCGCTGGCTGGCCGAGGACTGGCCGCTGCGCGCCCCCCGCTACGTCGGCCGCGACCTCTCCTGGGCCGAGTGGACCGCCCTGCCCGACCGCACCTGA
- the coaBC gene encoding bifunctional phosphopantothenoylcysteine decarboxylase/phosphopantothenate--cysteine ligase CoaBC, with protein MSRIVLGVGGGVAAYKAALLLRALTEAGHEVRVVPTESALHFVGAATFEALSGNPVTTDVWSHVPEVAHVRIGQTADLVVVAPATADLLARAAAGRADDLLTATLLTAHCPVVFVPAMHTEMWLHPATQDNVATLRRRGSLVLPPAVGRLTGPDSGPGRLPEPADVAELARVVLAAGADVLRADLAGRRVVVSAGGTREPLDPVRYLGNRSSGKQGWALARVAAARGAEVTLVAANVDLPAPFGVRVVPVGTAEELRTAVLAEAGSGGGAVADVVVMAAAVADFRPASVAATKLKKKDDPSEVPEVPLVRNPDVLAELVTKRPPGQLVVGFAAETGDADADVLTHARAKLARKGCDLLVVNDVSGGGVFGRPDNAAVVLAADGTATEVPHGTKDAVAAAVWQTVLPRLG; from the coding sequence ATGAGCCGGATCGTGCTGGGCGTGGGCGGCGGCGTGGCCGCGTACAAGGCGGCGCTGCTGCTGCGCGCGCTGACCGAGGCGGGGCACGAGGTCCGCGTGGTGCCCACCGAGTCCGCGCTGCACTTCGTCGGCGCCGCCACGTTCGAGGCGCTGAGCGGCAACCCGGTGACCACCGACGTGTGGTCGCACGTCCCCGAGGTCGCCCACGTGCGGATCGGGCAGACCGCCGACCTCGTCGTCGTCGCCCCGGCCACCGCCGACCTGCTGGCCCGCGCCGCCGCCGGGCGGGCCGACGACCTGCTCACCGCCACGCTGCTCACCGCGCACTGCCCGGTCGTGTTCGTGCCGGCCATGCACACCGAGATGTGGCTGCACCCGGCCACCCAGGACAACGTCGCCACGCTCCGCCGCCGCGGCTCGCTCGTCCTGCCGCCGGCCGTCGGCCGGCTGACCGGCCCGGACTCCGGCCCCGGCCGGCTGCCCGAGCCCGCCGACGTCGCCGAGCTCGCCCGGGTGGTCCTCGCCGCGGGCGCCGACGTGCTGCGCGCCGACCTCGCCGGCCGGCGGGTGGTGGTGAGCGCCGGCGGGACCCGCGAGCCGCTGGACCCGGTGCGCTACCTGGGCAACCGCTCCTCGGGCAAGCAGGGCTGGGCACTGGCCCGCGTGGCCGCGGCCCGCGGCGCCGAGGTCACCCTCGTCGCGGCCAACGTCGACCTGCCCGCGCCCTTCGGCGTCCGCGTGGTCCCCGTGGGGACGGCGGAGGAGCTGCGCACGGCGGTGCTGGCCGAGGCCGGGTCGGGTGGGGGAGCCGTGGCGGACGTGGTCGTCATGGCCGCCGCGGTCGCCGACTTCCGGCCGGCGTCGGTCGCCGCCACCAAGCTGAAGAAGAAGGACGACCCCTCCGAGGTCCCCGAGGTGCCGCTGGTGCGCAACCCCGACGTGCTCGCCGAGCTGGTCACCAAGCGCCCGCCCGGCCAGCTCGTGGTCGGTTTCGCCGCCGAGACCGGTGACGCCGACGCCGACGTGCTGACCCACGCCCGCGCCAAGCTGGCCCGCAAGGGCTGCGACCTGCTCGTCGTCAACGACGTCTCCGGCGGCGGGGTGTTCGGGCGCCCGGACAACGCCGCCGTCGTGCTCGCCGCCGACGGCACGGCCACCGAGGTGCCGCACGGCACGAAGGACGCCGTCGCCGCGGCCGTCTGGCAGACGGTGCTCCCCCGTCTGGGGTGA
- the metK gene encoding methionine adenosyltransferase → MPRRLFTSESVTEGHPDKIADQISDAILDEMLTQDPRSRVAVETLITTGQVHIAGEVTTAGYVDIAEVVRRTVLRIGYDSSRKGFDGASCGVSVSIGAQSPDIAQGVDTAYEARTSGAADDDEIERQGAGDQGLMFGYATDETPELMPLPIALAHRLSRRLSAVRKDGSVPYLRPDGKTQVTVVYEDGRPVGVDTVVVSSQHAEDISIEQLLTPDVQELVVEPELQALGLPTDGYRLLVNPTGKFVIGGPMGDAGLTGRKIIVDTYGGMARHGGGAFSGKDPSKVDRSGAYAMRWVAKNVVAAGLARRCEVQVAYAIGAAHPVGLFVDTHGTGTVADDVLEKAVTTVFDLRPGAIVRDLDLLRPIYGPTAAYGHFGRTDVELPWERTDRVEALRSAVGV, encoded by the coding sequence GTGCCACGCCGCCTCTTCACGTCCGAGTCGGTGACCGAGGGCCACCCCGACAAGATCGCCGACCAGATCAGCGACGCGATCCTCGACGAGATGCTGACGCAGGACCCGCGCAGCCGCGTCGCGGTGGAGACGCTCATCACCACCGGCCAGGTCCACATCGCCGGCGAGGTCACCACCGCCGGCTACGTCGACATCGCCGAGGTCGTCCGCAGGACCGTGCTGCGGATCGGCTACGACTCCTCCCGCAAGGGCTTCGACGGCGCCTCCTGCGGCGTCAGCGTCTCGATCGGGGCGCAGTCGCCCGACATCGCCCAGGGCGTCGACACCGCCTACGAGGCCCGCACCAGCGGCGCCGCCGACGACGACGAGATCGAGCGCCAGGGCGCCGGCGACCAGGGCCTGATGTTCGGCTACGCCACCGACGAGACCCCCGAGCTCATGCCGCTGCCGATCGCGCTGGCCCACCGGCTCTCGCGCCGGCTGTCGGCGGTGCGCAAGGACGGCTCGGTGCCCTACCTGCGGCCCGACGGCAAGACCCAGGTCACCGTCGTCTACGAGGACGGCCGGCCGGTCGGTGTCGACACCGTCGTCGTCTCCTCGCAGCACGCCGAGGACATCTCGATCGAGCAGCTGCTCACCCCCGACGTGCAGGAGCTCGTCGTCGAGCCCGAGCTGCAGGCCCTGGGCCTGCCCACCGACGGCTACCGGCTGCTGGTCAACCCCACCGGCAAGTTCGTCATCGGCGGCCCCATGGGCGACGCCGGGCTGACCGGCCGCAAGATCATCGTCGACACCTACGGTGGCATGGCCCGCCACGGCGGCGGCGCGTTCTCCGGCAAGGACCCGTCGAAGGTCGACCGGTCGGGTGCCTACGCGATGCGCTGGGTGGCCAAGAACGTCGTCGCCGCGGGCCTGGCCCGCCGCTGCGAGGTGCAGGTGGCCTACGCCATCGGCGCCGCGCACCCGGTCGGCCTGTTCGTCGACACCCACGGCACCGGCACCGTCGCCGACGACGTCCTGGAGAAGGCGGTCACCACGGTGTTCGACCTGCGCCCGGGCGCCATCGTGCGCGACCTGGACCTGCTGCGGCCCATCTACGGGCCCACCGCCGCCTACGGCCACTTCGGCCGCACCGACGTCGAGCTGCCGTGGGAGCGCACCGACCGCGTCGAGGCGCTGCGCTCGGCCGTGGGGGTCTGA
- the pyrF gene encoding orotidine-5'-phosphate decarboxylase: MTAPFGQRLADAVAARGPLCVGIDPHAGLLHRWGLADDVDGLRRFTDAVVDALAGEVAVLKPQSAFYERHGSRGLAVLEDAVARARAAGALVLLDAKRGDIGSTMDAYADVLRPDHPCAVDALTVSPYLGPGSLQPAVDTARLSGGGLFVLARTSNPDAATLQSAAVGERSVAQVVVDTVRGWNTPGWVVGDPLPDLGAVQDLGSRWGAGTGSFGVVVGATLPRLDVDLDGLGGPVLAPGLGAQGGTPADLRRLFGTGRAVVPTVSRDVLAAGPDPVALRAAAARWAQEPGG, from the coding sequence GTGACGGCGCCCTTCGGTCAGCGCCTGGCCGATGCCGTCGCCGCCCGCGGGCCGCTGTGCGTGGGCATCGACCCGCACGCCGGGCTCCTGCATCGCTGGGGTCTGGCCGACGACGTCGACGGGCTGCGCCGGTTCACCGACGCGGTGGTGGACGCGCTCGCCGGCGAGGTCGCCGTCCTCAAGCCGCAGTCGGCGTTCTACGAGCGGCACGGGTCGCGCGGCCTGGCCGTGCTGGAGGACGCCGTCGCCCGGGCGCGCGCGGCGGGGGCGCTGGTGCTGCTCGACGCCAAGCGCGGCGACATCGGCTCGACGATGGACGCCTACGCCGACGTGCTTCGCCCCGACCACCCGTGCGCCGTCGACGCGCTCACGGTCAGCCCCTACCTGGGCCCCGGATCGCTGCAGCCGGCCGTCGACACCGCGCGCCTGTCCGGCGGCGGGCTGTTCGTGCTCGCCCGCACGTCCAACCCCGACGCCGCCACGCTGCAGTCCGCCGCGGTGGGGGAGCGGTCGGTGGCACAGGTCGTCGTCGACACCGTGCGCGGGTGGAACACCCCCGGCTGGGTGGTCGGCGACCCGCTGCCCGACCTCGGCGCGGTGCAGGACCTCGGCAGCCGCTGGGGCGCCGGCACGGGCAGCTTCGGCGTCGTCGTGGGGGCCACGCTGCCCCGGCTCGACGTCGACCTCGACGGGCTCGGCGGTCCGGTGCTGGCGCCGGGGCTGGGCGCGCAGGGCGGGACGCCCGCGGACCTGCGGCGGCTGTTCGGCACCGGCCGCGCCGTCGTCCCGACCGTCTCCCGCGACGTGCTGGCCGCCGGCCCGGACCCGGTCGCGCTGCGTGCCGCGGCCGCCCGCTGGGCGCAGGAGCCGGGCGGGTGA
- the fmt gene encoding methionyl-tRNA formyltransferase, whose translation MGPARGGEPPLRLLFAGTPEAAVPSLEALLGSGHEVVAVLTRPDARSGRGRKVSRSPVAERADAAGLPVLQPRSPREPEFLAQLADLAVDCAPVVAYGALVPPAALDLPAHGWVNLHFSLLPAWRGAAPVQHALMAGDEVTGACTFRLEQGLDTGPVFGVVTEPIGPRDTAGDLLGRLAVSGARLLVATLDGIAAGTLVPRPQPADGVSLAPRIETADARVDWALPAHVVDRRVRGVTPAPGAWTTWRGDRLRLGPVEPLPTALGLEPGEVSVGPSGVVVGTGRGSVRLGEVQPAGKRVLPAADWARGARPAPGERLGA comes from the coding sequence ATGGGTCCCGCGCGTGGAGGTGAGCCCCCACTGAGGCTCCTGTTCGCCGGGACGCCCGAGGCCGCCGTCCCCTCGCTGGAGGCGCTGCTGGGCTCCGGCCACGAGGTGGTCGCCGTCCTCACCCGGCCCGACGCCCGCTCTGGCCGCGGCCGGAAGGTGAGCCGCTCCCCGGTGGCCGAGCGCGCCGACGCCGCCGGCCTGCCCGTGCTGCAGCCCCGCTCGCCGCGCGAGCCGGAGTTCCTCGCACAGCTCGCCGACCTCGCCGTCGACTGCGCGCCCGTGGTCGCCTACGGCGCGCTGGTCCCGCCGGCCGCGCTCGACCTGCCGGCGCACGGCTGGGTCAACCTGCACTTCTCGCTGCTGCCGGCCTGGCGCGGCGCCGCCCCGGTGCAGCACGCGCTCATGGCCGGCGACGAGGTCACCGGCGCCTGCACCTTCCGGCTCGAGCAGGGCCTGGACACCGGGCCGGTGTTCGGCGTGGTCACCGAGCCGATCGGCCCGCGCGACACCGCCGGCGACCTGCTGGGCCGCCTCGCGGTGAGCGGCGCCCGCCTGCTGGTGGCCACCCTCGACGGCATCGCCGCCGGCACCCTCGTCCCCCGGCCGCAGCCGGCCGACGGCGTCAGCCTCGCGCCGCGGATCGAGACCGCCGACGCGCGGGTCGACTGGGCGCTGCCGGCGCACGTCGTGGACCGGCGGGTGCGCGGCGTGACCCCGGCACCGGGCGCGTGGACCACCTGGCGCGGGGACCGGCTGCGGCTGGGCCCGGTCGAGCCGCTGCCGACCGCGCTCGGGCTGGAGCCCGGCGAGGTGTCGGTGGGCCCGAGCGGTGTCGTCGTCGGCACCGGGCGGGGCTCGGTGCGGCTGGGCGAGGTGCAGCCGGCCGGCAAGCGGGTGCTGCCGGCGGCCGACTGGGCCCGCGGCGCCCGCCCGGCGCCCGGCGAGCGGCTGGGCGCGTGA
- the mihF gene encoding integration host factor, actinobacterial type: MPLPDLSPEQRAAALEKAAAARKARAELRERLKSKGATVGDVLKQGETDEVIGKMRVSAVLESLPGVGKARAAKIMERLEISPTRRVRGLGANQRRALESEFGGEQVVADQVPADSTA; this comes from the coding sequence ATGCCCCTCCCCGACCTCTCCCCGGAACAACGCGCCGCCGCCCTCGAGAAGGCCGCCGCCGCCCGCAAGGCGCGCGCCGAGCTCCGCGAGCGGCTCAAGAGCAAGGGCGCCACGGTCGGCGACGTTCTCAAGCAGGGCGAGACCGACGAGGTCATAGGCAAGATGCGCGTCTCCGCCGTCCTGGAGTCCCTGCCGGGCGTGGGCAAGGCGCGGGCTGCGAAGATCATGGAGCGGCTCGAGATCTCCCCGACCCGCCGGGTGCGCGGCCTGGGCGCCAACCAGCGCCGGGCGCTGGAGAGCGAGTTCGGCGGCGAGCAGGTGGTCGCCGACCAGGTGCCCGCCGACTCGACGGCCTGA
- a CDS encoding primosomal protein N' codes for MTSAAETDAPADPGTRTPRVARVVVDVPLAHLDRPFDYAVPDDMAGEVRAGCRVRVRFAGQLVDGFVLELADTSATDRRLAPLAKLVSGEPVLTPEVAALARSVAQRWGGTLTDVLRLAVPPRRAAAEKRPAAEPPPPPEAPDPAGFARYPTGPALLGAVAEGRPARAVWTALPGEDWPARLAELCQAALSGGRGALVVVPDGRDLDRLEAAATARLPQGSFVVLRADAAPDARYRRFLDAARGSATVVLGTRAAAFAPVAGLGLVAVWDDGDDLHAEPRAPYAHARDVLVHRAHLASCAAVVAATARTAEAELLVQSGWAHELAAERAVLRAVAPRVQALGEDSELARDPAARTARLPSLAHRVARAALAEGAPVLVQVPRAGYAPGLSCDRCRAPARCAVCSGPLGIAPAPGPGGSRVPACRWCARPAATFDCPHCHGTKLRASVVGASRTAEELGRAFPGAAVRVSGRGSGVLPSVPGGPSLVVATPGAEPVAEGGYGAALLLDSWALLGRADLRAGEETLRRWMNAATLVRPHGSVVVAADAAHPVVQALVRWDPGWLAERELADRRELGFPPATRMASLSGSPSALAEFLAAARLPAAADLLGPVPEPPRPGQEGERERFLVRVPRGEGLALATALAEVQSVRSARKVPEHVRVQLDPLDLV; via the coding sequence CTGACCTCGGCCGCCGAGACCGACGCACCCGCCGACCCGGGCACCCGCACCCCGCGGGTCGCCCGGGTCGTCGTCGACGTGCCCCTCGCGCACCTCGACCGTCCCTTCGACTACGCGGTCCCCGACGACATGGCCGGCGAGGTCCGGGCCGGCTGCCGGGTGCGGGTGCGCTTCGCCGGGCAGCTCGTCGACGGGTTCGTCCTCGAGCTGGCCGACACCAGCGCGACCGACCGCAGGCTCGCGCCGCTGGCCAAGCTGGTCTCCGGCGAGCCCGTGCTCACCCCGGAGGTGGCCGCGCTGGCCCGCTCGGTGGCCCAGCGCTGGGGCGGCACGCTCACCGACGTGCTGCGGCTGGCCGTCCCGCCCCGCCGCGCGGCCGCGGAGAAGCGCCCGGCCGCCGAGCCGCCCCCGCCGCCGGAGGCGCCCGACCCCGCCGGCTTCGCCCGGTACCCGACCGGCCCGGCGCTGCTCGGCGCCGTCGCCGAGGGCCGGCCCGCCCGCGCGGTGTGGACGGCGCTGCCCGGGGAGGACTGGCCCGCGCGGCTGGCCGAGCTGTGCCAGGCGGCGCTGTCCGGCGGCCGCGGCGCGCTCGTCGTCGTCCCCGACGGCCGTGACCTCGACCGGCTGGAGGCCGCGGCCACCGCCCGGCTGCCGCAGGGCTCCTTCGTCGTGCTGCGCGCCGACGCCGCTCCCGACGCCCGCTACCGCCGCTTCCTCGACGCCGCCCGCGGCAGCGCCACGGTCGTCCTCGGCACCCGGGCGGCGGCCTTCGCGCCGGTCGCCGGCCTCGGCCTGGTGGCCGTCTGGGACGACGGCGACGACCTGCACGCCGAGCCCCGGGCCCCCTACGCGCACGCCCGCGACGTGCTCGTCCACCGCGCGCACCTGGCCTCCTGCGCCGCCGTCGTCGCGGCCACCGCGCGGACCGCCGAGGCGGAGCTGCTGGTGCAGAGCGGCTGGGCGCACGAGCTCGCCGCCGAGCGGGCCGTCCTCCGCGCGGTGGCGCCACGGGTGCAGGCCCTCGGCGAGGACTCCGAGCTCGCCCGCGACCCCGCCGCCCGCACCGCCCGCCTGCCCAGCCTCGCCCACCGCGTCGCCCGGGCGGCACTGGCGGAGGGCGCGCCGGTGCTCGTGCAGGTGCCGCGCGCCGGTTACGCGCCCGGGCTGTCCTGCGACCGCTGCCGCGCACCGGCCCGCTGCGCCGTCTGCTCCGGCCCGCTGGGCATCGCGCCGGCCCCCGGGCCGGGCGGCTCGCGGGTGCCGGCCTGCCGCTGGTGCGCCCGGCCGGCGGCCACCTTCGACTGCCCGCACTGCCACGGCACCAAGCTGCGCGCCTCCGTCGTCGGCGCCTCGCGGACCGCGGAGGAGCTGGGCCGGGCCTTCCCCGGCGCGGCGGTGCGGGTGTCGGGCCGCGGCTCGGGCGTGCTGCCGTCGGTGCCGGGCGGGCCGTCGCTGGTGGTGGCCACCCCGGGCGCGGAGCCCGTGGCCGAGGGCGGCTACGGCGCGGCGCTGCTGCTCGACTCGTGGGCGCTGCTCGGGCGCGCCGACCTGCGCGCGGGGGAGGAGACCCTGCGCCGCTGGATGAACGCCGCCACGCTGGTGCGGCCGCACGGCTCGGTCGTCGTCGCCGCCGACGCCGCGCACCCCGTCGTCCAGGCGCTGGTCCGCTGGGACCCGGGCTGGCTGGCCGAGCGCGAGCTCGCCGACCGCCGCGAGCTCGGGTTCCCGCCGGCCACCCGGATGGCGTCGCTGTCGGGGTCGCCGTCGGCGCTGGCGGAGTTCCTCGCCGCCGCCCGGCTGCCCGCCGCCGCTGACCTGCTCGGCCCCGTCCCCGAGCCGCCGCGGCCGGGGCAGGAGGGGGAGCGGGAGCGCTTCCTCGTGCGGGTGCCGCGCGGCGAGGGCCTGGCGCTGGCCACCGCGCTCGCGGAGGTGCAGAGCGTGCGGAGCGCCAGGAAGGTCCCCGAGCACGTGCGGGTCCAGCTCGACCCCCTGGACCTCGTCTAG